CTGCTTCCGCATGCGGTATCGCAACTGACCGGCAATCCCGATTTTCTTCACCCCTGATCTCCGATTTAACGGATATCTAATCCACCGACAGGTGGAACCCCTTGCATCACTTCCGGGTCGGATTGTAACTTCAACCCCGGATCCGGTAACCATATACCGGAGATATGCAATCAACAGGGAGGAAGATATGGTTACCATTCAATTAAACGAACAGGAAGTCGAACTGCTGCACGACATTTTTGAAAGCTATTTCAATGATCTGCGGATGGAAATTTCCCACACAGACCGCATGGAATTCCGTGATTATCTGAAAAGCAAAGAAGCCCTTCTGCGCCGGCTCATGAAAGAGCTCGAAGCAGACATGGCTAAAAAATAAATAAACGGGTAAGCCCCGCCCCCATCTCTCCGCCGGGTTGAAATCCCGTCAGATGGCAAACCATTCCTGTCGTGAGGTAATGGAATGTGGCTGACAATGGATTTCAACCCTTTTTTTTGCCTGGTTGAAACCGTTATCTGCACGTAATTGTTAACTTGTGCCAGATACAGGAAGGAATCCATGGCTGAATCCCGCAGGCTGATTATTCTGCCGAAAACCCCCGTCGAACGTTTCGTCCAACCATTTAACTACTTTTTCCAGGTGGAATCGGCCGGCGGTCTGTTGCTGCTGACCGCTGCGTTGGTGGCTCTGATCTGGTCCAACTCCCCATGGGCGGTTGCCTACCAGGATTTATGGCACATCAAACTGACGATTGGTTTTGGCGATTGGCAATTGAGCAAATTCCTGTATCTCTGGATCAACGATGCATTGATGGCCGTCTTTTTTCTGGTGGTTGGCCTGGAAATCAAGCGGGAATTACTGGTCGGCGAGCTGAATTCGCTTAAAAAAGCCTCCTTCCCTCTGACGGCAGCCCTGGGAGGAATGGTGGTGCCGGCTGCGCTTTTTACAATGCTGAATATCGGCACTCCCGGAGAGTCAGGCTGGGGAATTCCCATGGCCACCGACATTGCCTTTGCATTGGGTATTCTCAGTCTGGTTGCCCGCGGTGTACCGGTCAGCGTAAAGATTTTTCTCACCGCCCTTGCTATTATCGACGACCTGGGGGCCGTGATGGTGATTGCGCTTTTCTATACCGGAGACCTTCACATCCCCAGTCTGATCGGGGCCGGATCGGCCATGCTGGTTCTGATCCTGATGAACCGGGTGGGTGTCCGGAATCCTTCCATCTACTTTCTGATTGGCATGATCATGTGGTTCGCCCTGCTGAAATCGGGCGTTCATGCCACACTGGCCGGCGTCCTGCTGGCGACAACCATTCCTGCCAGGACCCGGCTGAACAGCACCGACTTCTCTTCGTCAATCGACAAACTGATTGGTTATTTCCGGAAGGCGGGGAATGAAGGATCCCATGTGATTCCCAATGCCGACCAGAATGCGGGTCTGGTGGCCATTGAAACCGCAGCCCGGGAATCACAAAGCCCCATGCAGCGGATGGAAAACCGTCTTCATCCGTGGGTGGTTTTTGTTATCATGCCCGTCTTTGCCCTGGCCAATGCAGGAGTGGCGCTACCATCCGATCCGATCGGCATGGTGTTGAGTCCAACCGGCCTGGGGGTAATCGCCGGCCTCTTTATCGGTAAACCGGTGGGAATCCTGCTGTTTACCTGGGTGGCTGTCAGACTGGGCTGGACTCAGTTACCCGATGGGGTCACATGGGCTCCCATTGTGGCGGTTTCTTTCCTGGCTGGTATCGGATTTACCATGTCGCTGTTTATCGGGAATCTGGCGTTCCCTGAAGGCTATCTGCTCGATGCGGCAAAAGCCGGAATCCTGATCGGATCCCTGTTGAGTGGTCTGGCCGGCTGGTTCCTTTTCCGGCGGATTTCTACCGGAAAGTGATCATCAGTGCACCACTGCCACCTTTGTCGGGGGGTGCGTTTCTGACCTGCTGTATATCGTGCCGGTAACGGCTTCTCAGCAGGTCCTCGATGGCCGGTTTGATTCTTGACTGAAATCCGGGAGAACCCAATCCTTTTCCGGTGATGATCATGGCCCGTCTGACCAGACGCTCCTCAATCAGTTTATCCAGGAATTCGATGGTCACTTCGATGGCAGTGCCCACTGTCATCAGATGAAGGTCCAGAACCGGCAACTGATTCGGTACAGTTACCACCAAGTCGGGTTCCTCTTTGCCGTCCTCTGGGTGATCCGGAACCGATTCCATCAGATTTTTCAGGTCTTCCTTGCTCAGATCCTTCTTTTTGGGCTGAAAAGTGGTTTGCTTGTATGATTCATCCCTGTTGCCCGGCGATGGAGGCAGATACCCCTCCATCATGGCCTTCAGATCCTGGTCCTCATCTCTTCCTGGTTTCATTGGTCAGTACCGCCGGGCCTCTTCGCACAATGCACAGGTCCAATACTTTCCCCGAGGGGGTTCCGGGTGGTCTTCCGATTCCAGAAAATCGTGCTTCCGGTGAAAATGCCAGGCTTCACACAGCTGGTTCCAGGCAGCCTTGTCTGATGGTGCAGCCTTGAAATCAAAAAAATCGTACTTCGGGTGGATCGACTTCACAAGCGCACCAGCCAGATCGGCCACATCCATTCCCAGTCGTTTCACATCTCCCTTTTTGTTCAGCAGCTTG
The nucleotide sequence above comes from Bacteroidota bacterium. Encoded proteins:
- a CDS encoding Smr/MutS family protein, translated to MKPGRDEDQDLKAMMEGYLPPSPGNRDESYKQTTFQPKKKDLSKEDLKNLMESVPDHPEDGKEEPDLVVTVPNQLPVLDLHLMTVGTAIEVTIEFLDKLIEERLVRRAMIITGKGLGSPGFQSRIKPAIEDLLRSRYRHDIQQVRNAPPDKGGSGALMITFR
- the nhaA gene encoding Na+/H+ antiporter NhaA, whose product is MAESRRLIILPKTPVERFVQPFNYFFQVESAGGLLLLTAALVALIWSNSPWAVAYQDLWHIKLTIGFGDWQLSKFLYLWINDALMAVFFLVVGLEIKRELLVGELNSLKKASFPLTAALGGMVVPAALFTMLNIGTPGESGWGIPMATDIAFALGILSLVARGVPVSVKIFLTALAIIDDLGAVMVIALFYTGDLHIPSLIGAGSAMLVLILMNRVGVRNPSIYFLIGMIMWFALLKSGVHATLAGVLLATTIPARTRLNSTDFSSSIDKLIGYFRKAGNEGSHVIPNADQNAGLVAIETAARESQSPMQRMENRLHPWVVFVIMPVFALANAGVALPSDPIGMVLSPTGLGVIAGLFIGKPVGILLFTWVAVRLGWTQLPDGVTWAPIVAVSFLAGIGFTMSLFIGNLAFPEGYLLDAAKAGILIGSLLSGLAGWFLFRRISTGK